One window from the genome of Bacillus weihaiensis encodes:
- the pgsA gene encoding CDP-diacylglycerol--glycerol-3-phosphate 3-phosphatidyltransferase, which yields MNLPNKITISRIFLIPVFMIIMLGPFDWGTLTLGSETILVTHFVGAILFIIASTTDWIDGYYARKLNMVTNLGKFLDPLADKLLVSAALIILVELGLAPSWMVILIISREFAVTGLRLVLAGSGEVVAANMLGKIKTWTQIIAISALLLHNIPFEFINFPFATISLWVATFFTVISGWDYFNKNKEAFINSK from the coding sequence ATGAATTTACCTAATAAAATTACGATATCAAGAATCTTTTTAATTCCAGTATTTATGATTATTATGCTTGGACCGTTTGATTGGGGGACTTTGACCCTTGGATCCGAAACGATTTTAGTTACTCATTTCGTAGGTGCCATTCTCTTTATTATTGCATCGACAACTGATTGGATTGATGGGTATTATGCACGTAAACTGAACATGGTCACGAACCTTGGGAAGTTTTTAGATCCACTAGCTGATAAGTTATTAGTGTCTGCTGCGCTTATTATCTTGGTTGAATTAGGTCTGGCTCCATCTTGGATGGTTATATTAATTATAAGTCGAGAATTTGCTGTAACTGGATTGAGACTTGTTTTAGCTGGTTCAGGAGAAGTTGTAGCAGCCAATATGCTAGGGAAAATTAAAACTTGGACACAAATCATCGCAATTTCAGCATTATTACTACATAATATTCCGTTTGAGTTTATAAATTTTCCATTTGCAACAATCTCCTTATGGGTTGCAACCTTCTTTACTGTCATCTCAGGTTGGGATTACTTTAATAAAAACAAAGAAGCTTTTATTAACTCAAAATAA